In Leishmania braziliensis MHOM/BR/75/M2904 complete genome, chromosome 27, the DNA window TACGCCACCAAACTTGGCGGTGCCGCCCGCCACCCACAGACAAGGGGTGTTTTGGGTGTGCGCGCTCTGGCACGTGTGTAGGTGCATGCGTGGAAGTGGCAAGTGACGACCTTCGTGGTCTGGCATCTCACCattccacccacccacccctcactccctcGCCGTCTCACagcctttttctttttttgtttttttttttctcttcagtGGCTGCTGTTACGCATCCTCTACGATACGCAGAGGGGCTCTAcgtgcgtgtttgtgtgtgtaaCAGAAATACGTTCTTCGCCCTCCGCCGGTGTAGCGTGGCAGGCCGTCCATGTATCCTGCGGCTACGGGTACTGATTGAGGCTGCTTTCGACTATCTTCAATATGCTTCGCTCAAGATAAAACGAAAAAGACGAAAAagacaacacacgcacgcatgtgCATCACAGGAAGAAGAACGTACGGACACTGAGGGGGGAATCAAACACAACGAGCATGCACACTACCGATAAATTGTCCAATGGAAGAGTCACACATTGGGTGAAACGAGACTAGGCGGCTTCTTAGTCgtatgcacgtgtgtgtgtgtgtgtgtgtgtgtttgacTGTCATGAGTGGATATGCACTGCCACTTGGTTCCGGCTATGAGCTCAAACACTTTTGTCGAAGTTGTATCGGAATCACAGATTTCACGGAGCCTCTTTTCTTGTCCATTGTTCCTCTCTCTGGCTCTGCCTTCTGCTTGTCTGCTTCGGacgctgcaccagcacaggTGATGtagaaagggaggggggtattCAAGTCACCCACGCCTTTCAGCATATGTGCTtaaagaagagaaacgcagAGTGCGGTGGCATAGAGATGAATGAAAGAAACAGTGGCTTATTGAAGATCAACTTCGCAGTGTTTGCTTTCGCTCTTGTATGAAGGTGCCTCTGGTAAAACTCACTGCAAGTGTGTCGTGCAGATGATGACGGACAGTCTCACTGGgctcccttttctcccctccccacacacacgcccctcCTGTCTCTCCTTTGTGCTTCACTCGCCTCTGTCGAGTGCGACCATTGccactcaccccctcccaATCCCCACGCCCGGGTTACAGAAAAGGAATGGCGGCCTGGTGGTGAAGGTGGAGATGAGAAGTGTATGAtgagggaggtggagagaggaagagcgtCAGTGCAATCCTCATCACCACAACACATGAGTCCGGGACACTTGACTCCATTTTATTCTCTAGCTCGGGAAACAACCAAGTTGGGCGGCAGTTCCATGGCAACGTAGCAGCTCCTTATTTGACATGTGACACGCCTCTTTATCTCCGTTCTTTGTGGTCTCGCTTGCTTGTTTGCCTCAGTCTCCCTCATGGCAGCGCACCCCTCCCAAGCTTCTGCCTGGTTGTgtctacgtgtgtgtgtgtgtgtgtgtgtgtgtgtgtatgtatgtgggtgtgtgtgttgtttgtcttccttttcgcttctcaCTCCTCtaccccctccttcccctttttcACAGCGTTTCACAAGTTTCCAAGAGAGTGGATCGATTTTGTCAAagtgtctgtctgtgtgtatgtgtgggtgtcggcTTTGTATATCCCCGATCACCTCTCGAGACATGCGATCCGTCtccaaccccctcccctatgATTCGTCTGTGGTGCGCTCTTGTgcaccttctctcctcctgaGCACCATGGCACTTCTAACGTGTTTACGTGCGTAGGCACAACTAAACACGCACTGTGCGATGAACGTTGAACTCCACAAGCGGCAGTCGATGTGTCTCTACCGAGTGGGTACACCCACTCTCCTACCTTGTCATATCCCTTTAGTGCCCTCTTCGGAAGTCCCTTTTCATCTCTCCTTCAGAAACaaaaacgagaaaaaaataCGGGAAAAACTCTGAATTGATTTTTGTTGTCGTCGCCCTTCCACGTCAGTGCAGgtcctttttcttctcttgtctTGAGGTGATACCTCTGTAAtatccctctctctctgtgtatatatatatatatatatcaTTCCCTTTCACTCGGCGCCATCTTGTCGATCCTCGATGTCCCGCCGTGCTGGTCtgtgtgggcgggtgggtgcTCCTATTGTAGACATGAACAAGCTGAAGCAGTGAGGGAAGCAAACACGCGAGTGGTTCAACGCCTTGCCGGAGGGAAaatgggagggaggggaaaggaggggggtaAATCGAGCAGGTGGAGACTGCCATTTGTACGTCAActgtctccctcgctccctaCGCCTTGGGTGCACGCGAAAAAGAGGAGTGGACTAGAAAATCGGGAAAGTCAAGCAGGTACCACAAGCAGACTATGGGTGCGCGAACGCTGTAGCTTACGTAGGTGTATGTGGGGGGGCTCATGAATGATACGGCATGTCGACTACTCGAGATTCCCATGCCCTATCGTTCCCTCTCCATGCCAAGTCCAGCAAGATGAATTTGGCATACGTTGCCTTTTCATCACTGGTGGTACAACACATTCCTTGGACAtttttccctccttctacgTAGCACCTATTTGAGGGGCGCTTTTCCTattccaccaccaccaccaccacgacacCGCcagacacacaaacacaaacaaACGAATCAGCCCATAcgtgttttcctttcttgTTGCGGATGCACCGTCAACTAGTATCGAGCTTTTCAATAAACCTATCTTGTTACTACGACCCCATCATCCTTCTACGTGCAGTTCCAAAACGCCAGTGCTCGAGTCTGCCTGTAAGTTTACTTGCCACTTGCTGTGACACAAGCCCACACTACTGTAGTTGCTGATTGTACATAGAGATTACTCGTGATAAGCCCAGGAAGCGAAAAAACGAACATTCTCACAGTAGCTGCACGTCTGTTCGACGATTCATTCCGCAGAGCTCAAGTCTGCGGTGACTtcatctttttcttccccctcaTGCCGATCAAGAACCAGCGCAAAGGATGCGAGGAGGGTAACCCCaacccctcctccacacccgCAGCAGAGCCACTGGCAAACGCAGAAGGCACGCAGAGGGATACCGCTGAAGGGACTCCTATGGAGCCACCCAGCGAGACGTACCTCTTCAActgccgcgccgcaccgTACTCGAAGCTGATATACGTCTACAAAGGTATCATGTTCACATTGATTCTCTACGCGATCCGCTTAGCGTACCAGACTCGCATGCTATCCGTTCAGACTTATGGCTACATCATCCACGAGTTCGACCCGTGGTTCAACTACCGCGCCGCCGAGTACATGTCCGCGCACGGCTGGTCCGCCTTCTTCAGCTGGTTCGACTACATGAGCTGGTACCCGCTGGGCCGCCCTGTTGGCACCACCACGTACCcgggcctgcagctcacCGCCGTTGCCATCCACCGCGCATTGGCAGCTGCCGGGGTGCCGATGTCTCTCAacaacgtgtgtgtgctgatcCCCGCGTGGTATGGTGCCATCGCTACTGCTATCATGGCCCTCATGGCCTTCGAAACGACTGGCTCGATCGCTGTTTCTGCATGGGCTGCactcctcttctccatcaTTCCAGCACACCTGATGCGGTCCATGGCGGGCGAGTTCGACAACGAGTGCATCGCCGTTGCAGCCATGCTCCTCACCTTCTACTTGTGGGTAcgctcgctgcgcacgcggtGCTCGTGGCCCATCGGCATCCTCACCGGTATCGCCTACGGCTACATGGTGGCGGCGTGGGGCGGATACATTTTTGTGCTCAACATGGTTGCCATGCACGCCGGCATATCATCGATGGTCGACTGGGCTCGCAACACGTACAacccgtcgctgctgcgcgcataCGCGCTGTTCTACGTTGTCggcaccgccatcgccacgCGCGTGCCGCCTGTGGGGATGTCGCCCTTCAGgtcgctggagcagctgggtgcgctggtggtgctcctcttcctgtgcGGGCTGCAGGCCTGCGAGGTGTTTCGCGCACGGGCCGACGTCGAGGTTCGCTCCCGCGCGAACTTCAAGATCCGCATGCGTGCCTTCAGCGTGATGGCTGGCGTGGGTGCGCTTGCAATCGCGGTGCTGTCGCCGACCGGGTACTTTGGCCCCCTCACGgctcgtgtgcgtgcgctgttcatgaagcacacgcacactggCAATCCGCTGGTCGACTCGGTCGCTGAGCACCACCCCGCAGACGCGCTCGCCTACCTGCAATATTTGAACATTGTGTACGTTTTGTGGGTATTTAGCATCCCTGTGCAGCTGATCCTGCCCACCCCTAACCTGTATGCgattctctttctcctcgtGTACAGTTGCATGGCGTACTATTTCAGCACTCGCATGGTGCGCTTGCTCCTGCTGGCTGGCCCAGTGGCGTGCCTTAGCGGGAGTTTGATGAGTGGTACGCTGACGAAGTGGTGCTTTCAACAGCTGTTCTGGGACGACAACCTGCGCACCGCCGATatggcggcggctggtgatACTCCGTTTTCACAAGAGGACCACCCCAACAGCGGTGCACGCGCCCGACGGAACCAGCAGAAACAGAAGGCGACCCAGGCTCCTGCCAGAGGCTCAAGCACAGGCGACGAAGAACGACGTTACACATCACTAATCCCTTTTGACTTCCGCAAGGAGATCAAGATGAACCGCTGGCCGACCGGAAAAAAGCAAGCCACGTTCATCATCTCTGCCACCATCTGTACCGTTCTTCCGCTTGCCTTTGTCTACTACTTCTCATGCACTTCCATGGCAAACTCCTTGTCGAGCCCACAGATCCTGTACCAAACCCGTATGGGGGGCAAGACGATCATGGTGGCTGACTATCTCGAGTCATACGAGTGGCTGCGCGACAACACGCCAGCggacgcgcgcgtgctgtcCTGGTGGGACTACGGCTACCAGATCACAGGCATCGGCAACCGCACCTCGCTGGCCGATGGCAACACCTGGAACCACGAGCACATCGCCACCATCGGCAAGATGCTGACGTCGCccgtggcggaggcgcactCACTGGTGCGCCACATGGCGGACTACGTCCTCATCTGGGCTGGGCAGGGCGGAGACTTGATGAAGTCGCCGCACATGGCGCGCATTGGCAACAGCGTGTACCACGACATCTGCCCCAACGACCCGCTTTGCCAGCATTTCGGCTTTTACGAAGACTACAGTCGCCCAAAACCGATGatgcgcgcgtcgctgctgtacaACCTGCACGAGGCCGGACGAAGCGCGGGTGTGAAGGTGGACCCGTCCCTCTTTCAGGAAGTGTACTCATCCAAGTACGGCCTGGTGCGCATCTTCAAGGTCATGAACGTGAGCGCGGAGAGCAAGAAGTGGGTGGCTGACCCGGCAAACCGCGTGTGCCACCCGCCTGGGTCGTGGATCTGCCCCGGGCAGTACCCGCCGGCGAAGGAGATccaggagatgctggcgcACCGCGTCCCCTTTGACCAGATGGGCAAGAAGCACGACGACACGCACAAGGCGCGCATGGCACGCAGCAGAACACTGGGCGAGGCTTAAAGACGCAAACATGTAAACGCAGCTGCATCCCGCACACATCTATATTTTCAAACTGTCTATTCTGTGATCGAACATAAGTCAAACCCCACTCTGCCCGGCCTGTCAGAAACCCATCGCGTGGCGCGAGGCAGCGCTAGACACGCGGTACAGCCGTGTGCCGACTCCGTGAGCTGAGCACCGTCccggcctccccacacagcGCGGGTGCTGGACCCTGACACGATACACTGGGGCCTCTCCCGTCGTCAGGGTTGCTCACTTTAAAGGGAAGCCAAGgacctgccgcagcgcgccCTCGTGTAGGGCTGTGGGCTCTGGGTGTTCCAGCGCACGGCGCATCGTGTCGATGATTTGGCAAATACACGCattctcctgctgctcttccgcTTGTGCTGCGTTGCGGTGACGCGGAGCGCGATCCTGTACTCTGCCTGCGCTGTGTGTGCCGTGGCATTGGGATGGGCTGAGCGGCGTTAAGCGCCGCGGGTTGGCCCGGCTCCTTGGCGAACGTTCGATACACGGCTGTATTCTGCAAGGGACGCATTTCAGTCCTCAGGCCTGCAGGGCATTCTCTCGGGAGCTCAGCATTCCGGTGTGGCAAGGGGAGCGGAcgcacggcggtggtgtctcCGTCCTCATACTGGAGGGCAGGCGTATAGGTGTAGTCTCTCCCGCTCCCAAGGACGAGGTGGAGACCGTGATGGTGTGGTCTTGCTGCGATGACCTTACTCGTCGGGCACACTGCACGTTGGGCTACACACCTGCGAGTGACCTGGTGACACGGGACGCTCTCGATCAGAGACCAAGCGGCGTCGTACCCAGTCCTCGCGTGGTTGGAATGGACGTCCGCTCGCCCCACCGGATGTGTGGCTCGAAAGGGCGACCCAACTGGTCTGGGACCATTCTACACGACCGGTTCAATGGCAGCTACTTGTCCTGCGCCAGCGATAACGCCGCCTCGGCACCACGGCGCCGAGTGACCACTGCGCGATTCAgttcgctctcctctttgaGGAGGGATATGGCCCGGTGCCGCGAGCGATGGCTGGCGCCCAATCATACTCGCGCCGCAAACCGAACTGGAATCGGCACCGCGCCCTGATTGCCGGCTCGATCCGCAGTGACGCTGCCTACCGCAGCGACAGAAAAGCGAAGACGCGTGAGACCGGTAGCGGCACTCCCGTTTAGCGAAGCCCTCTTGCTCGTTGTGGACCGACGGTgcggcacagacacacctcAAATCAGGGGGGCGGCCGCGACGCTTAACCGTGATACACTCATAGGTGCAGCGACAAGAGGCTGGGGCCCGACCTGCTGCGAAGACACAGCAGAGCAAGTGTAGCTGCGgactcgctctcccccctcatGGCGCTCAGCACGAGCCCTGCAATAGCGGGAGATGGCATATTGCGACGTATTGGGCACAAGTGCTGGAGCTACCAGCCCGTCACGTGCGTCCCTCACTTCCGTTTGTCTTTGGTCACTGTGGATTGGGGCACCGCAACAGCGCTGACGAGCCTGCAAAATCGGCAATGTCAGAGGCGCCGGCGCTAACTGCATGGGCTACGGACCTGGTCACCGGTCTCAGACGCCAGGCCGACATCCCCCGCAGCCCCGCGACACGCTGCGGCAAGAGATACTTGGCGGCAGCTGCCCCACACCAGAAGAGCAAGAAGGATAGGCCCACGAGACGACACGAGGCCATCCTCGCTCCGCTCGTCACGGGCACTTCCCCGTACCTTGGattcctgcagcggcgggggACCGGCGACAGCACGGAGTGCAGATGGTGTGCTGCCCACTACACCACACTAGCACTGGGATGCCCCCACCCCTGGCAGGccctccgccttcgcctgTTTTCGCTATGAGGGCGTTGTGCCCGATATGCCACGCGAGATTTGCGGGTCGCTCGAAGCTC includes these proteins:
- a CDS encoding oligosaccharyl transferase-like protein, producing the protein MPIKNQRKGCEEGNPNPSSTPAAEPLANAEGTQRDTAEGTPMEPPSETYLFNCRAAPYSKLIYVYKGIMFTLILYAIRLAYQTRMLSVQTYGYIIHEFDPWFNYRAAEYMSAHGWSAFFSWFDYMSWYPLGRPVGTTTYPGLQLTAVAIHRALAAAGVPMSLNNVCVLIPAWYGAIATAIMALMAFETTGSIAVSAWAALLFSIIPAHLMRSMAGEFDNECIAVAAMLLTFYLWVRSLRTRCSWPIGILTGIAYGYMVAAWGGYIFVLNMVAMHAGISSMVDWARNTYNPSLLRAYALFYVVGTAIATRVPPVGMSPFRSLEQLGALVVLLFLCGLQACEVFRARADVEVRSRANFKIRMRAFSVMAGVGALAIAVLSPTGYFGPLTARVRALFMKHTHTGNPLVDSVAEHHPADALAYLQYLNIVYVLWVFSIPVQLILPTPNLYAILFLLVYSCMAYYFSTRMVRLLLLAGPVACLSGSLMSGTLTKWCFQQLFWDDNLRTADMAAAGDTPFSQEDHPNSGARARRNQQKQKATQAPARGSSTGDEERRYTSLIPFDFRKEIKMNRWPTGKKQATFIISATICTVLPLAFVYYFSCTSMANSLSSPQILYQTRMGGKTIMVADYLESYEWLRDNTPADARVLSWWDYGYQITGIGNRTSLADGNTWNHEHIATIGKMLTSPVAEAHSLVRHMADYVLIWAGQGGDLMKSPHMARIGNSVYHDICPNDPLCQHFGFYEDYSRPKPMMRASLLYNLHEAGRSAGVKVDPSLFQEVYSSKYGLVRIFKVMNVSAESKKWVADPANRVCHPPGSWICPGQYPPAKEIQEMLAHRVPFDQMGKKHDDTHKARMARSRTLGEA